The proteins below are encoded in one region of Thunnus maccoyii chromosome 24, fThuMac1.1, whole genome shotgun sequence:
- the LOC121892178 gene encoding secretin receptor-like isoform X1, with amino-acid sequence MEKGNLADTMKKLGLIGVLLAAQAKLSSGCHPHHHLVKEEDKCMKDLLRFKSLKATENNMTVHCKGMWDYLNCWPPASLGETVSQPCPEFFNAEGKVYRNCTANGWTDPLVPHEDACGYTFNETLHFLGEPLDSHLYFSYVKTMYTAGYALSLISLTIAIAIFCLFRKLHCTRNYIHIQLFISFILKAIFIFIRDSLLFKNEELYHCDSYPVACKVVLMFSNYSILANYSWLLVEGHFLFTLVSRSFFSLKKHLVWYIVLSWGIPLIVIVSWGCAKYFYEDEGCWETRKLEWIWWILRVPVLLTIFINLIFFLGILRILVSKLRMPDAQRNEFNQYKRLIKSTFFLVALFGLQYIVFALLPVQVSSLVFKIWTFAELALSSIQGFVVAVLYSFMNGEVQHEIQRRWRRWRLTQHLPSRPKQHHSSVSQSGSPHTQVSLLPCSPGSLTTSGLPMDTMDVI; translated from the exons ATGGAAAAAGGGAACCTGGCCGACACAATGAAAAAACTTGGACTTATTGGAGTGCTACTGGCAGCCcag GCAAAACTGTCATCAGGCTgccatcctcatcatcatctcgTCAAAGAGGAAGACAAGTGCATGAAAGATCTGCTACGTTTTAAGTCACTCAAAGCAACAG AAAACAATATGACTGTACACTGTAAGGGAATGTGGGATTACCTGAACTGCTGGCCACCTGCTTCTCTTGGGGAAACTGTCTCTCAACCGTGTCCCGAATTTTTCAACGCAGAAG GTAAAGTGTATCGCAACTGCACTGCCAACGGCTGGACAGACCCTCTTGTTCCACATGAGGATGCATGTGGCTACACTTTCAATGAGACACTCCACTTTCTTGGGGAG cCGTTAGATTCTCATTTGTATTTCTCCTACGTGAAGACCATGTATACAGCAGGATACGcgctctctctcatctctctcaccATCGCCATCGCCATATTCTGTCTGTTTAG GAAGCTGCACTGTACCAGGAACTACATTCACATCCAGCTGTTCATCTCCTTTATCCTGAAAgccatcttcatcttcatcagagACTCTCTGCTATTTAAGAATGAAGAGCTCTACCACTGTGACTCCTATCCT GTGGCATGTAAGGTCGTGCTGATGTTTTCCAACTACTCCATCCTGGCAAACTACAGCTGGCTGCTGGTGGAGGGTCACTTCCTCTTCACGCTGGTGAGCCGCTCCTTCTTCTCCCTGAAGAAACACCTCGTCTGGTACATCGTCCTCAGCTGGG GTATACCACTGATTGTTATTGTCTCCTGGGGGTGTGCCAAATATTTTTATGAGGATGAAGG CTGTTGGGAAACCAGGAAACTTGAATGGATTTGGTGGATACTTCGAGTTCCAGTTTTACTCACTATATTT atTAATCTCATCTTTTTCTTGGGCATTTTGAGGATACTGGTGAGCAAACTCAGAATGCCAGATGCACAGAGGAATGAATTCAACCAGTACAA GAGGCTGATCAAATCCACATTTTTCCTGGTGGCTCTGTTTGGTCTGCAGTACATCGTGTTTGCTTTGTTACCAGTTCAAGTCAGCAGCTTAGTGTTTAAGATATGGACCTTTGCTGAGCTGGCTCTGTCATCCATACAG GGCTTTGTGGTCGCTGTCCTCTACTCTTTCATGAACGGAGAG gtgcAACATGAGAttcagaggaggtggaggaggtggaggctgACTCAGCACCTGCCCAGTCGACCCAAGCAGCATCACAGCTCCGTCAGCCAGAGCGGGTCTCCTCACACACAGGTCTCCCTGCTACCCTGCTCTCCAGGCAGCCTGACAACCAGCGGGCTCCCTATGGATACTATGGACGTGATTTAA
- the LOC121892178 gene encoding vasoactive intestinal polypeptide receptor-like isoform X2 yields the protein MEKGNLADTMKKLGLIGVLLAAQAKLSSGCHPHHHLVKEEDKCMKDLLRFKSLKATENNMTVHCKGMWDYLNCWPPASLGETVSQPCPEFFNAEGKVYRNCTANGWTDPLVPHEDACGYTFNETLHFLGEVACKVVLMFSNYSILANYSWLLVEGHFLFTLVSRSFFSLKKHLVWYIVLSWGIPLIVIVSWGCAKYFYEDEGCWETRKLEWIWWILRVPVLLTIFINLIFFLGILRILVSKLRMPDAQRNEFNQYKRLIKSTFFLVALFGLQYIVFALLPVQVSSLVFKIWTFAELALSSIQGFVVAVLYSFMNGEVQHEIQRRWRRWRLTQHLPSRPKQHHSSVSQSGSPHTQVSLLPCSPGSLTTSGLPMDTMDVI from the exons ATGGAAAAAGGGAACCTGGCCGACACAATGAAAAAACTTGGACTTATTGGAGTGCTACTGGCAGCCcag GCAAAACTGTCATCAGGCTgccatcctcatcatcatctcgTCAAAGAGGAAGACAAGTGCATGAAAGATCTGCTACGTTTTAAGTCACTCAAAGCAACAG AAAACAATATGACTGTACACTGTAAGGGAATGTGGGATTACCTGAACTGCTGGCCACCTGCTTCTCTTGGGGAAACTGTCTCTCAACCGTGTCCCGAATTTTTCAACGCAGAAG GTAAAGTGTATCGCAACTGCACTGCCAACGGCTGGACAGACCCTCTTGTTCCACATGAGGATGCATGTGGCTACACTTTCAATGAGACACTCCACTTTCTTGGGGAG GTGGCATGTAAGGTCGTGCTGATGTTTTCCAACTACTCCATCCTGGCAAACTACAGCTGGCTGCTGGTGGAGGGTCACTTCCTCTTCACGCTGGTGAGCCGCTCCTTCTTCTCCCTGAAGAAACACCTCGTCTGGTACATCGTCCTCAGCTGGG GTATACCACTGATTGTTATTGTCTCCTGGGGGTGTGCCAAATATTTTTATGAGGATGAAGG CTGTTGGGAAACCAGGAAACTTGAATGGATTTGGTGGATACTTCGAGTTCCAGTTTTACTCACTATATTT atTAATCTCATCTTTTTCTTGGGCATTTTGAGGATACTGGTGAGCAAACTCAGAATGCCAGATGCACAGAGGAATGAATTCAACCAGTACAA GAGGCTGATCAAATCCACATTTTTCCTGGTGGCTCTGTTTGGTCTGCAGTACATCGTGTTTGCTTTGTTACCAGTTCAAGTCAGCAGCTTAGTGTTTAAGATATGGACCTTTGCTGAGCTGGCTCTGTCATCCATACAG GGCTTTGTGGTCGCTGTCCTCTACTCTTTCATGAACGGAGAG gtgcAACATGAGAttcagaggaggtggaggaggtggaggctgACTCAGCACCTGCCCAGTCGACCCAAGCAGCATCACAGCTCCGTCAGCCAGAGCGGGTCTCCTCACACACAGGTCTCCCTGCTACCCTGCTCTCCAGGCAGCCTGACAACCAGCGGGCTCCCTATGGATACTATGGACGTGATTTAA
- the LOC121892181 gene encoding acyl-CoA-binding protein-like — protein sequence MTESFEKAAEEAKILKQRPNREELTALYGLYKQATAGDVNTDRPGMFDLTGRGKWDAWNQKKGLSKEEAMASYVDVVEKLKAKYGI from the exons atGACT GAATCCTttgaaaaagcagcagaagaggCGAAGATACTGAAACAGAGACCAAACCGTGAAGAACTGACTGCACTATATGGTTTATATAAACAAGCCACAGCTGGAGATGTTAACACAG ACCGTCCAGGGATGTTTGACTTGACAGGACGAGGAAAATGGGATGCATGGAATCAAAAGAAAG GTCTGTCCAAAGAAGAAGCAATGGCCTCCTATGTTGATGTGGTGGAGAAGCTGAAGGCAAAATATGGAATCTAG
- the LOC121892176 gene encoding metalloreductase STEAP3-like isoform X1, translating into MKGSSRSSINQEGSLGRPTCWSRLLPASAHGVARAWIGQLRHLIRKKRTSSESGCTMLDEMSRPLIRDRGEGGGSRHLEASVSEPGTPVIGILGTGDFSRSLARRLVASGYQVVVGSRTPKRSVALFPEEAEVTSQMEAASQADLVFVAVFPEHHSTLVCLKPALAGKTLVDVSNGLRINREGPSNAEQLADLFPESCVVKAFNTISAWTLQVGPRDGSRQVFLCSDSSKAKSSVIQLCRRMGFVPVDMGLLSSSLEIENLPLYLFPSWRIPVLCTLFLFIFFYLYNFTRDVLQPYIASGKNAFYKMPIDTVNVTLPSVALVMLALVYMPGLCAAFLQLWWGTKYKRFPNWLDRWLIRRKQFGLCSFLCAVLHAIYSLCLPMRKSARFKLISLALKQMKEGTEDPWVEEEVWRMELYVSVGIMALGLLSLLAVASLPSVANTINWREFSFIQSTLGYCALSMATLHTLLYGWGRAFEAAQYRFHLPPTFILVLILPITVLLGRLALFVPCVALRLRQIRRGWEKSRHIRFTLPDDDCHSGLEDVSNV; encoded by the exons GTCGGCCCACATGCTGGTCCCGTCTCCTCCCCGCATCAGCACATG GCGTGGCGAGGGCGTGGATTGGTCAGTTGCGTCATCTAATCAGGAAGAAGCGCACCAGCTCAGAAAGCGGG tgcaCTATGCTTGATGAAATGTCACGGCCTTTAATACGAGACAGAGGCGAAGGAGGAGGCTCCAGACACCTCGAAGCCTCCGTGTCTGAACCTGGCACTCCGGTGATTGGTATCCTGGGTACGGGCGACTTCTCCCGCTCGCTCGCCAGAAGGCTGGTGGCCTCCGGTTAccaggtggtggtggggagccGGACCCCCAAACGCTCCGTGGCTCTGTTCCCCGAAGAGGCCGAG GTGACCTCCCAGATGGAGGCGGCCAGCCAGGCAGACCTGGTCTTTGTCGCTGTGTTCCCTGAGCATCACTCCACGCTGGTGTGCCTAAAGCCGGCGCTAGCTGGAAAGACTCTGGTGGACGTCAGCAATGGGTTGCGGATAAACCGAGAAGGGCCCTCGAATGCCGAACAGCTTGCCGACCTGTTTCCAGAGAGTTGTGTAGTCAAAGCGTTTAACACTATATCAGCGTGGACGCTCCAGGTGGGACCTCGAGATGGAAGCAGACAG gTTTTCCTGTGCAGTGACAGTAGTAAAGCCAAGAGCTCGGTCATACAGCTCTGTCGCAGAATGGGCTTCGTCCCCGTGGATATgggcctcctctcctcctctctggaGATCGAAAACCTCCCCCTTTATCTATTTCCTTCCTGGCGCATCCCCGTCCTCTGCACCCTCTTCCTGTTCATCTTCTTCTACCTGTACAACTTCACCCGTGACGTCCTGCAGCCCTACATCGCATCAGGGAAGAACGCTTTCTATAAAATGCCCATTGACACTGTCAACGTCACCCTTCCCTCTGTCGCCTTGGTGATGTTGGCGCTGGTTTACATGCCGGGTTTGTGCGCTGCTTTCCTCCAGCTGTGGTGGGGCACCAAGTACAAACGCTTCCCTAACTGGCTGGACCGCTGGCTCATCAGGAGGAAGCAGTTTGGTCTGTGTAGCTTCCTGTGCGCAGTTCTGCACGCCATCTACAGTCTGTGTCTGCCCATGAGGAAGTCTGCCCGCTTCAAACTGATCAGCCTCGCTTTGAAACAG ATGAAGGAGGGGACGGAGGACCCGTGGGTTGAAGAGGAGGTGTGGAGGATGGAGTTGTACGTCTCCGTGGGCATCATGGCCCTCGGGCTGCTCTCTCTGCTGGCTGTCGCCTCGCTGCCTTCGGTGGCCAACACCATCAACTGGAGAGAGTTCAGCTTCATACAG TCCACTCTGGGTTACTGTGCCTTATCCATGGCCACCCTCCACACACTCCTCTACGGCTGGGGCCGCGCCTTCGAAGCGGCCCAGTATCGCTTCCACCTGCCGCCCACCTTCATTCTGGTCCTGATTCTCCCTATCACGGTCCTGCTGGGCCGCCTGGCTCTCTTCGTGCCCTGCGTGGCCCTGCGGCTCCGACAGATCCGCCGCGGCTGGGAGAAGAGCCGGCACATCCGCTTCACCCTGCCGGACGACGACTGTCACAGCGGCCTGGAGGATGTCAGTAACGTGTGA
- the LOC121892176 gene encoding metalloreductase STEAP3-like isoform X3, with amino-acid sequence MKGSSRSSINQEGSLGVARAWIGQLRHLIRKKRTSSESGCTMLDEMSRPLIRDRGEGGGSRHLEASVSEPGTPVIGILGTGDFSRSLARRLVASGYQVVVGSRTPKRSVALFPEEAEVTSQMEAASQADLVFVAVFPEHHSTLVCLKPALAGKTLVDVSNGLRINREGPSNAEQLADLFPESCVVKAFNTISAWTLQVGPRDGSRQVFLCSDSSKAKSSVIQLCRRMGFVPVDMGLLSSSLEIENLPLYLFPSWRIPVLCTLFLFIFFYLYNFTRDVLQPYIASGKNAFYKMPIDTVNVTLPSVALVMLALVYMPGLCAAFLQLWWGTKYKRFPNWLDRWLIRRKQFGLCSFLCAVLHAIYSLCLPMRKSARFKLISLALKQMKEGTEDPWVEEEVWRMELYVSVGIMALGLLSLLAVASLPSVANTINWREFSFIQSTLGYCALSMATLHTLLYGWGRAFEAAQYRFHLPPTFILVLILPITVLLGRLALFVPCVALRLRQIRRGWEKSRHIRFTLPDDDCHSGLEDVSNV; translated from the exons GCGTGGCGAGGGCGTGGATTGGTCAGTTGCGTCATCTAATCAGGAAGAAGCGCACCAGCTCAGAAAGCGGG tgcaCTATGCTTGATGAAATGTCACGGCCTTTAATACGAGACAGAGGCGAAGGAGGAGGCTCCAGACACCTCGAAGCCTCCGTGTCTGAACCTGGCACTCCGGTGATTGGTATCCTGGGTACGGGCGACTTCTCCCGCTCGCTCGCCAGAAGGCTGGTGGCCTCCGGTTAccaggtggtggtggggagccGGACCCCCAAACGCTCCGTGGCTCTGTTCCCCGAAGAGGCCGAG GTGACCTCCCAGATGGAGGCGGCCAGCCAGGCAGACCTGGTCTTTGTCGCTGTGTTCCCTGAGCATCACTCCACGCTGGTGTGCCTAAAGCCGGCGCTAGCTGGAAAGACTCTGGTGGACGTCAGCAATGGGTTGCGGATAAACCGAGAAGGGCCCTCGAATGCCGAACAGCTTGCCGACCTGTTTCCAGAGAGTTGTGTAGTCAAAGCGTTTAACACTATATCAGCGTGGACGCTCCAGGTGGGACCTCGAGATGGAAGCAGACAG gTTTTCCTGTGCAGTGACAGTAGTAAAGCCAAGAGCTCGGTCATACAGCTCTGTCGCAGAATGGGCTTCGTCCCCGTGGATATgggcctcctctcctcctctctggaGATCGAAAACCTCCCCCTTTATCTATTTCCTTCCTGGCGCATCCCCGTCCTCTGCACCCTCTTCCTGTTCATCTTCTTCTACCTGTACAACTTCACCCGTGACGTCCTGCAGCCCTACATCGCATCAGGGAAGAACGCTTTCTATAAAATGCCCATTGACACTGTCAACGTCACCCTTCCCTCTGTCGCCTTGGTGATGTTGGCGCTGGTTTACATGCCGGGTTTGTGCGCTGCTTTCCTCCAGCTGTGGTGGGGCACCAAGTACAAACGCTTCCCTAACTGGCTGGACCGCTGGCTCATCAGGAGGAAGCAGTTTGGTCTGTGTAGCTTCCTGTGCGCAGTTCTGCACGCCATCTACAGTCTGTGTCTGCCCATGAGGAAGTCTGCCCGCTTCAAACTGATCAGCCTCGCTTTGAAACAG ATGAAGGAGGGGACGGAGGACCCGTGGGTTGAAGAGGAGGTGTGGAGGATGGAGTTGTACGTCTCCGTGGGCATCATGGCCCTCGGGCTGCTCTCTCTGCTGGCTGTCGCCTCGCTGCCTTCGGTGGCCAACACCATCAACTGGAGAGAGTTCAGCTTCATACAG TCCACTCTGGGTTACTGTGCCTTATCCATGGCCACCCTCCACACACTCCTCTACGGCTGGGGCCGCGCCTTCGAAGCGGCCCAGTATCGCTTCCACCTGCCGCCCACCTTCATTCTGGTCCTGATTCTCCCTATCACGGTCCTGCTGGGCCGCCTGGCTCTCTTCGTGCCCTGCGTGGCCCTGCGGCTCCGACAGATCCGCCGCGGCTGGGAGAAGAGCCGGCACATCCGCTTCACCCTGCCGGACGACGACTGTCACAGCGGCCTGGAGGATGTCAGTAACGTGTGA
- the LOC121892176 gene encoding metalloreductase STEAP3-like isoform X4, with protein sequence MLDEMSRPLIRDRGEGGGSRHLEASVSEPGTPVIGILGTGDFSRSLARRLVASGYQVVVGSRTPKRSVALFPEEAEVTSQMEAASQADLVFVAVFPEHHSTLVCLKPALAGKTLVDVSNGLRINREGPSNAEQLADLFPESCVVKAFNTISAWTLQVGPRDGSRQVFLCSDSSKAKSSVIQLCRRMGFVPVDMGLLSSSLEIENLPLYLFPSWRIPVLCTLFLFIFFYLYNFTRDVLQPYIASGKNAFYKMPIDTVNVTLPSVALVMLALVYMPGLCAAFLQLWWGTKYKRFPNWLDRWLIRRKQFGLCSFLCAVLHAIYSLCLPMRKSARFKLISLALKQMKEGTEDPWVEEEVWRMELYVSVGIMALGLLSLLAVASLPSVANTINWREFSFIQSTLGYCALSMATLHTLLYGWGRAFEAAQYRFHLPPTFILVLILPITVLLGRLALFVPCVALRLRQIRRGWEKSRHIRFTLPDDDCHSGLEDVSNV encoded by the exons ATGCTTGATGAAATGTCACGGCCTTTAATACGAGACAGAGGCGAAGGAGGAGGCTCCAGACACCTCGAAGCCTCCGTGTCTGAACCTGGCACTCCGGTGATTGGTATCCTGGGTACGGGCGACTTCTCCCGCTCGCTCGCCAGAAGGCTGGTGGCCTCCGGTTAccaggtggtggtggggagccGGACCCCCAAACGCTCCGTGGCTCTGTTCCCCGAAGAGGCCGAG GTGACCTCCCAGATGGAGGCGGCCAGCCAGGCAGACCTGGTCTTTGTCGCTGTGTTCCCTGAGCATCACTCCACGCTGGTGTGCCTAAAGCCGGCGCTAGCTGGAAAGACTCTGGTGGACGTCAGCAATGGGTTGCGGATAAACCGAGAAGGGCCCTCGAATGCCGAACAGCTTGCCGACCTGTTTCCAGAGAGTTGTGTAGTCAAAGCGTTTAACACTATATCAGCGTGGACGCTCCAGGTGGGACCTCGAGATGGAAGCAGACAG gTTTTCCTGTGCAGTGACAGTAGTAAAGCCAAGAGCTCGGTCATACAGCTCTGTCGCAGAATGGGCTTCGTCCCCGTGGATATgggcctcctctcctcctctctggaGATCGAAAACCTCCCCCTTTATCTATTTCCTTCCTGGCGCATCCCCGTCCTCTGCACCCTCTTCCTGTTCATCTTCTTCTACCTGTACAACTTCACCCGTGACGTCCTGCAGCCCTACATCGCATCAGGGAAGAACGCTTTCTATAAAATGCCCATTGACACTGTCAACGTCACCCTTCCCTCTGTCGCCTTGGTGATGTTGGCGCTGGTTTACATGCCGGGTTTGTGCGCTGCTTTCCTCCAGCTGTGGTGGGGCACCAAGTACAAACGCTTCCCTAACTGGCTGGACCGCTGGCTCATCAGGAGGAAGCAGTTTGGTCTGTGTAGCTTCCTGTGCGCAGTTCTGCACGCCATCTACAGTCTGTGTCTGCCCATGAGGAAGTCTGCCCGCTTCAAACTGATCAGCCTCGCTTTGAAACAG ATGAAGGAGGGGACGGAGGACCCGTGGGTTGAAGAGGAGGTGTGGAGGATGGAGTTGTACGTCTCCGTGGGCATCATGGCCCTCGGGCTGCTCTCTCTGCTGGCTGTCGCCTCGCTGCCTTCGGTGGCCAACACCATCAACTGGAGAGAGTTCAGCTTCATACAG TCCACTCTGGGTTACTGTGCCTTATCCATGGCCACCCTCCACACACTCCTCTACGGCTGGGGCCGCGCCTTCGAAGCGGCCCAGTATCGCTTCCACCTGCCGCCCACCTTCATTCTGGTCCTGATTCTCCCTATCACGGTCCTGCTGGGCCGCCTGGCTCTCTTCGTGCCCTGCGTGGCCCTGCGGCTCCGACAGATCCGCCGCGGCTGGGAGAAGAGCCGGCACATCCGCTTCACCCTGCCGGACGACGACTGTCACAGCGGCCTGGAGGATGTCAGTAACGTGTGA
- the LOC121892176 gene encoding metalloreductase STEAP3-like isoform X2 has protein sequence MKTYRGLQHFGRPTCWSRLLPASAHGVARAWIGQLRHLIRKKRTSSESGCTMLDEMSRPLIRDRGEGGGSRHLEASVSEPGTPVIGILGTGDFSRSLARRLVASGYQVVVGSRTPKRSVALFPEEAEVTSQMEAASQADLVFVAVFPEHHSTLVCLKPALAGKTLVDVSNGLRINREGPSNAEQLADLFPESCVVKAFNTISAWTLQVGPRDGSRQVFLCSDSSKAKSSVIQLCRRMGFVPVDMGLLSSSLEIENLPLYLFPSWRIPVLCTLFLFIFFYLYNFTRDVLQPYIASGKNAFYKMPIDTVNVTLPSVALVMLALVYMPGLCAAFLQLWWGTKYKRFPNWLDRWLIRRKQFGLCSFLCAVLHAIYSLCLPMRKSARFKLISLALKQMKEGTEDPWVEEEVWRMELYVSVGIMALGLLSLLAVASLPSVANTINWREFSFIQSTLGYCALSMATLHTLLYGWGRAFEAAQYRFHLPPTFILVLILPITVLLGRLALFVPCVALRLRQIRRGWEKSRHIRFTLPDDDCHSGLEDVSNV, from the exons ATGAAAACTTACCGAGGCCTACAGCATTTTG GTCGGCCCACATGCTGGTCCCGTCTCCTCCCCGCATCAGCACATG GCGTGGCGAGGGCGTGGATTGGTCAGTTGCGTCATCTAATCAGGAAGAAGCGCACCAGCTCAGAAAGCGGG tgcaCTATGCTTGATGAAATGTCACGGCCTTTAATACGAGACAGAGGCGAAGGAGGAGGCTCCAGACACCTCGAAGCCTCCGTGTCTGAACCTGGCACTCCGGTGATTGGTATCCTGGGTACGGGCGACTTCTCCCGCTCGCTCGCCAGAAGGCTGGTGGCCTCCGGTTAccaggtggtggtggggagccGGACCCCCAAACGCTCCGTGGCTCTGTTCCCCGAAGAGGCCGAG GTGACCTCCCAGATGGAGGCGGCCAGCCAGGCAGACCTGGTCTTTGTCGCTGTGTTCCCTGAGCATCACTCCACGCTGGTGTGCCTAAAGCCGGCGCTAGCTGGAAAGACTCTGGTGGACGTCAGCAATGGGTTGCGGATAAACCGAGAAGGGCCCTCGAATGCCGAACAGCTTGCCGACCTGTTTCCAGAGAGTTGTGTAGTCAAAGCGTTTAACACTATATCAGCGTGGACGCTCCAGGTGGGACCTCGAGATGGAAGCAGACAG gTTTTCCTGTGCAGTGACAGTAGTAAAGCCAAGAGCTCGGTCATACAGCTCTGTCGCAGAATGGGCTTCGTCCCCGTGGATATgggcctcctctcctcctctctggaGATCGAAAACCTCCCCCTTTATCTATTTCCTTCCTGGCGCATCCCCGTCCTCTGCACCCTCTTCCTGTTCATCTTCTTCTACCTGTACAACTTCACCCGTGACGTCCTGCAGCCCTACATCGCATCAGGGAAGAACGCTTTCTATAAAATGCCCATTGACACTGTCAACGTCACCCTTCCCTCTGTCGCCTTGGTGATGTTGGCGCTGGTTTACATGCCGGGTTTGTGCGCTGCTTTCCTCCAGCTGTGGTGGGGCACCAAGTACAAACGCTTCCCTAACTGGCTGGACCGCTGGCTCATCAGGAGGAAGCAGTTTGGTCTGTGTAGCTTCCTGTGCGCAGTTCTGCACGCCATCTACAGTCTGTGTCTGCCCATGAGGAAGTCTGCCCGCTTCAAACTGATCAGCCTCGCTTTGAAACAG ATGAAGGAGGGGACGGAGGACCCGTGGGTTGAAGAGGAGGTGTGGAGGATGGAGTTGTACGTCTCCGTGGGCATCATGGCCCTCGGGCTGCTCTCTCTGCTGGCTGTCGCCTCGCTGCCTTCGGTGGCCAACACCATCAACTGGAGAGAGTTCAGCTTCATACAG TCCACTCTGGGTTACTGTGCCTTATCCATGGCCACCCTCCACACACTCCTCTACGGCTGGGGCCGCGCCTTCGAAGCGGCCCAGTATCGCTTCCACCTGCCGCCCACCTTCATTCTGGTCCTGATTCTCCCTATCACGGTCCTGCTGGGCCGCCTGGCTCTCTTCGTGCCCTGCGTGGCCCTGCGGCTCCGACAGATCCGCCGCGGCTGGGAGAAGAGCCGGCACATCCGCTTCACCCTGCCGGACGACGACTGTCACAGCGGCCTGGAGGATGTCAGTAACGTGTGA
- the LOC121892180 gene encoding complement C1q-like protein 2 has translation MVLLALAVAVPLLLLRTSGASAHYYEMMGTCRMVCDPYSPKPGGATAMKVIQNVNGVEPQPPMAQGSRGEPGRPGKPGPRGPPGEPGPPGPRGPPGERGGDSKLGFPALTGAAGADNGEAEGVNSSNSFRIAFYVGLKNPHEGYEVLKFDDVITNLGNHYDSSTGKFTCHVSGIYFFTYHVLMRGGDGTSMWADLCKNGQVRASAIAQDADQNYDYASNSAVMHLDSGDEVYVKLDGGKAHGGNNNKYSTFSGFILYPD, from the exons ATGGTTTTGCTGGCCCTGGCCGTCGCTGTTCCCTTACTGCTGCTGCGCACCTCAGGAGCCTCGGCTCATTACTACGAGATGATGGGCACCTGTCGGATGGTTTGCGACCCGTACAGTCCCAAACCGGGAGGCGCCACCGCCATGAAGGTGATCCAGAACGTGAACGGTGTCGAACCGCAGCCCCCGATGGCGCAAGGGAGCCGCGGGGAGCCGGGGCGACCGGGTAAACCGGGACCTAGGGGCCCGCCGGGAGAACCAGGACCCCCGGGTCCGAGGGGGCCACCGGGAGAGCGCGGCGGCGACAGCAAACTCGGCTTCCCTGCATTAACCGGAGCTGCGGGGGCTGACAACGGAGAAGCAGAAGGTGTGAACTCCTCCAACAGTTTCAGGATCGCTTTTTACGTCGGTCTGAAGAATCCACACGAGGGATATGAGGTGTTAAAGTTTGACGACGTGATTACAAACTTGGGAAACCACTACGATTCGAGCACCGGGAAGTTCACCTGCCATGTGTCCGGGATCTATTTCTTTACCTACCATGTGCTGATGCGGGGAGGAGACGGGACCAGCATGTGGGCCGACCTGTGCAAAAACGGACAG GTTCGGGCCAGTGCCATAGCTCAGGATGCAGACCAGAACTACGACTACGCCAGCAACAGTGCCGTGATGCACTTGGACTCTGGAGACGAGGTCTATGTGAAACTGGATGGCGGCAAAGCTCATGgaggcaacaacaacaagtacAGCACCTTCTCCGGCTTTATCTTATACCCTGACTAA